One Carassius carassius chromosome 28, fCarCar2.1, whole genome shotgun sequence genomic window carries:
- the LOC132108513 gene encoding putative gustatory receptor clone PTE03 translates to MENGTYFYMMLFENIGCIRYAFFGLGFILYCAIVCFNALIILAIFLERTLHQPMYILISCLSVNSLFGTAAFFPRLLTDLMSDTHLLSRAACILQAFVIFSYASNESIILMLMAFDRYVAISKPLQYNNIMTPRILSVLISICCIYPMICIGIVGILSARLTMCGNKLWKVYCHNFEIVKLSCANTIVNNVFGVFILTTTVIMPLSFILYSYVKIIIICRKSSLDFRRKAYQTCIPHIVILLNFSVAIFCEVTLSRIATLELPIGLSVILSLEFLIVPPILDPLVYGFNFPKIRKKIIWIIKACK, encoded by the coding sequence atggaaaatggaaCATATTTTTACATGATGTTGTTTGAAAATATTGGGTGCATAAGATATGCTTTCTTTGGTTTGGGGTTTATTCTATATTGTGCTATTGTATGTTTTAATGCCCTTATTATTCTTGCAATTTTTCTGGAAAGGACATTGCACCAGCCCATGTACATTCTGATTTCATGTTTATCCGTCAACTCTTTGTTTGGAACAGCTGCTTTTTTCCCAAGGTTACTGACAGATTTGATGTCTGATACACACTTACTATCCCGTGCAGCATGTATTTTAcaggcttttgtcattttttcataTGCATCAAATGAAAgcataatattaatgttaatggcATTTGACAGGTATGTAGCAATCAGTAAACCATTACAATACAACAACATAATGACTCCCAGGATTTTATCCGTTTTGATATCGATATGCTGTATTTATCCGATGATTTGTATTGGTATTGTTGGTATATTAAGTGCCAGACTCACAATGTGTGGTAACAAACTGTGGAAGGTGTATTGTCACAACTTTGAAATTGTCAAGCTTTCTTGTGCAAACACTATTGTTAATAATGTTTTTGGCGTTTTCATACTGACCACAACTGTTATCATGCCTTTAAGTTTTATATTATACTCTTATGttaaaattattatcatttgtaGAAAAAGCTCACTAGATTTCAGGAGAAAAGCATATCAAACTTGTATTCCACACATTGTGATCCTCTTAAATTTCTCAGTAGCTATTTTTTGCGAGGTCACTTTGAGTCGGATTGCAACTTTGGAACTCCCTATAGGACTGTCAGTCATTCTTTCATTAGAGTTTCTCATTGTACCACCCATCCTGGACCCTCtggtttatggttttaattttccTAAAATTCGCAAAAAAATTATATGGATTATAAAAGCTTGCAAATAG